A stretch of DNA from Pseudomonadales bacterium:
ATCAAGGTAATTGCTTTCGCAAGGGCGCGTCGATTGCCTTGTTGCAGTAATGGGATATTAATATTCATGGATAGAACTAACTAGCAAAGTGGGCGCAAGCATGCCATAAGATGACAGCGAAATAAATCTTAACTTAATCGGGATGCTTAGGAAAAGCTAACGCTATGACGATGCAGCGACTCACGCTTCCAGACAAAGCCTTCAATGTAATAGTGAAAAAGACCACTGATAAATAAAATTTGCAGTCCTACGCGCATTTGATCAGGCAGTGGCTGCTCAACTTCAGGGCGATAAAAATGACTGGCAAAACAATCAGTATTATTGGCGGGATTAAAACCTAAACCAAAATCTAAAAAGTAGGCACCACACTCAATAGAGTTCGCTAAAACGATCGCTAATATTGGACATAAAAGTAATGGTGTTAGCGGAATAAACGATAAGGCACGGTAGATGTAGTTGTGCGTTTGCGTCGCATTCCGATTGTGGTCATGGACAGAATAGATAATAAAGGCGGTGATATCGTGAATAAAACGTGGAATCAAAATAACCAGAAAACTATATTCTAGTGCAGCCATACACCAAACAATGAAGAGCATTAGAATATTAGCGGCAACATAAACAATGCCTAGTCGCTGTTGTCCGCGCCGCATTAAATTGGTGCCAAACAAGGCCGCGCAGACCACGGCAGCCAAAGCTAACCACTGTGTGAAATCATATAGGCTAAGACCAGAATCAAATATAACGGCCTGTAAATTATGCTTAGTAAACGCCATCAAATAAAGCAATGTAGCTGCAAATGTCGAACTGTAACGCCAGAACTCAAAGCCGCGATCTGGCCGTAAACCCATCATCATCATACCCAGCCCAAACTGCTGAGAAAGCACGTGATACATGGTATAGGCTGCAAAGAATATAAAAAATAAAATAAACACAATGCCATAAAGGCCTGGGCTTAACACTTGCGGTAATAGATAGTTAACACTCAATACTGCCACGGTGATGATCACTAAAGCCTTGGTAAATCGCTGACGATAATGTGGCAGATATTCGTCATCGAGTAAGGTGACCATGCTTGAAACAATATGCGGGAAATTAAAAATAATAGCCCACCAGATTAATGCGCCTGGATTATCGGGCAACCAAATATCACGAAACTGATAGTTAAACGCTAGCGCGTCAAGCACCACAAAGCACAAGCACAGTGGCATTATTGCGTATAAAGACAGCAATAATCGATTTGAAATACTGACCGGTTTAACTGTAACAGCAGACACAACGTCGTTCATAAAGCGCTATAGAAATAAGTAATTATTATATTAAACAATACGTACTTTGCGTGAATTTGAGATAAAAATCCATGCTTAAAGCATTACGGTTTTGAATATGCCACCTGCCGCATGGTCACAAACTCTTCTGCCGCGGTCGGATGAATACCAATCACGCTGTCTAGCTCAGACTTTTGCATTTGACACTTTACGGCCAAAGCTAAGCCTTGAATGATTTCACCAGCATCAGGACCAATCATGTGGACACCCAACACAATGCCGGTTTGCTGATCGACAACCAGTTTCATATACACTCTAAAGCTTGATTCGGTCAGCGTGTGCTTCAAATGCTTAAAATCACTGGTGTAAAGGTCAATAGTATAACCCTGCGCTAAAGCTTGTTGCTCTGATAAACCCACAGTAGCGATATTCGGCGCAGTAAAAATAGCCGTAGGTATCGCGTGATAGTCCATCGTTTTGCGTCCGGCGCCATACTGCTGATCCACAAATACCATTGCTTGCGCTAAAGCAACCGGCGTTAAAGCGGGTGTTCCTATCGCATCACCCAGCGCATAAATTGACTCAACGGCAGTATTAAACTGATCATCAACAACAATATCACCTTGCTCACTGAGCTCAACGCCAAGCTTATCAAGGCCAAGCTGCTGAGCTAGAGCCGCACGGCCGGTAGCATAAAAAACCTGTTCAGTCTGCAAGCAATCACCGCTTTCAAGCTGAACGGACAAGCTGTCGTCAAGTTTGTCGATATGATTTACCTGCTCAGTTAGGTGAAAAACAATACCCTGCTGCTGTGCTTGATGCAGTAAACCCTTGCCAAGATCATGATCAAATGCTCGCAGCAATTGCGAGCCTCTATAAATAACGTGAACTTCAGAGCCTAAAGCATTGAATATACAGGCAAACTCTAAGGCTATATATCCCCCGCCAACAATAACCATATGCTTTGGCAAGCTGGGTAAATAAAAAGCATCATCCGACACTATTGCATGCTCGATACCTGGAATATTTGGCTTTACTGGCGTACCACCGACAGCGAGCAAGATCTTATCTGCACTGTATTGCTCACCTGCTACGCTAACCGTATGTGCATCAATCAGACTGGCTTCTCCATGGATAATGCTGACCCCAGCATTGGCTAATAAATTGCCATAAATGCTATTTAAGCGAGCAATTTCGTGATTCTTTTTAGCGATAAAACTAGGCCAATCAAAATCTTGGTGTTCAATTTGCCAGCCATAGTCCCGTGCATCTTTCATTTCCTCATCAACGTGTGCTGCATACACCATCAGCTTTTTGGGTACACAGCCAACGTTTACACAGGTACCACCCAGCGCACCGCGCTCAATGATCGCAACCTTAGGACGCTCACCATTAGCTAGCTTGCCTTGGCTGGCTGCCATACGTGCAGCTCTGACACCGCCGGAACCGGCGCCAATGACGATTAAATCAAAATCATACATCTGGGTTGCTCTCAGTCTGAGTACTAAACCAATTTAATTGATGGTGTAAATTAACCACTTCTCCAACAATAATCAAAGTTGGTGCTTGTAACTGGTGGCTATTAGCAAGCGCAGGCATCGACGCCAACGTCGCGATAAGAGTCTTTTGATCAGCAGTTGTGCCTTTCTGAATCAGGGCTATCGGGGTGTCTGGCTCACGTCCATGTGCGATCAGTTGTGCACAAATCTGTGCCAAGCCCATCAGACCCATATAAAAAACGACGGTCTGGGCAGGGCTGACAAGCTCCTGCCAAGGCAGGTTGCAGCTATTATCCTTGAGGTGCCCAGTAACAAATCTGACTGACTGCGCATAATCACGATGGGTCAACGGAATACCCGCATAAGATGCGCACCCAGCAGCCGCAGTCACGCCTGGAACAACTTGAAAAGCTATATTATGCTCTGCCAGACCTTCAATTTCTTCACCGCCGCGCCCGAATATAAAGGGGTCACCACCTTTCAAACGAACGACACGATGACCTGCGGAGGCATAATTAATTAATAACTGATTAATTTGCTCTTGTGCAACAGCATGGTTCGATCGAGCCTTGCCAACGTAAACTAAGCTGGCCTCAACGTTCACCATATCCATAATAGCAGGCGCCACTAACCTATCGTAAAGCACAACCTCAGCCTGTTGCAAAAGACGCAGAGCTTTAAAGGTCAATAAATCAGGGTCTCCAGGCCCTGCACCAACTAATGCAACCTCCCCAGTTTGCTTGGTCTGACGTTCAAGCAATGCGTTTTGCAATAAGTCTTCAGCCTCCGCCTGCTTACCCAGCATGACTTTTTCAGCGACTATGCCTTCTAATATGGTTTGCCAGAAACGGCGACGAAGCGACTGGCTAGGTATCGACTGCTTCACTCTGTCGCGCCATGACGCAGTAAATGATGCTAAAGTACCATACGCAGCAGGCACCATCGATTCAATTCGAGATTTCAGCAATCTCACCAACACAGGTGCGGCACCACCAGAAGAAACCGCAATAGTGATCGGCGAACGATCGATGATGCTGGGTAAAATAAAATTACTCAGTTCAGGGTGCTCTACCACATTGACTAATTTATTGGCTGCATTGGCTTGTGATGCAATGCGAAGATTAAAAGCTGGGTCTGACGAAGCCGCGATTATTAAATAATAGGCTTGCCAATCTAAGCTGTGAATTGCTGCATCATCGGCAATCCACTCACCGCCAGTCTGCTGCACGATAAACTGCATATCGTCCATACAGCTGCTTGACACTACCGATATGATTGCACCGGCCTTATGCAGCAGATTAGCCTTTCGTAATGCAACAGCACCATCGCCAAAAATCAAACAGTGCTTTTGCTGTAAATCTAAAAATATTGGAAAATGTTTCATGAGCCTATGGCCGCAATACGACGCTGTCTAAATCGATAGTTTAGCCAATATGGCTGATGCCTTGCATATAAGCTTGTAAGACTTTCGGTACGGCAATACGACCATCCGCACACTGATGATTTTCCATCACTGCCAACAGCGTTCTACCAACTGCTAAGCCTGATCCGTTTAATGTGTGCAGCAACTGCGGCTTGCCGTCAGCTAAACGATAACGCGCCTGCATGCGACGTGCTTGAAAATCGCCAAAGTTCGAGCAAGATGAAATTTCTCGGTAACACTGCTGAGACGGCAACCAAACCTCTAAATCATAGGTTTTTTGGGCAGAAAAACCGAGGTCACCGCCGCATAACAGTACTTTTCGATACGGTAATTCCAGCGCCTGCAAGATAGCTTCGGCGTCCGCGGTCAATGCCTCCAAAGCAGCATCTGAATCTTCAGGATACACCGCCTGCACTAATTCAATTTTCTCAAATTGATGCTGGCGAATCATGCCGCGCACATCACGACCCGAGCTACCAGCTTCTGAGCGAAAGCAGGCAGTATGCGCGGCAAACTTTAACGGCAGTGCAGTAAAGCCTTGTGTATTCTTTGACTCGACAATCACATCACGCAGCAGATTAGTGACCGGTACTTCAGCGGTTGGAATTAAGTAATAAGCATTGTTTTGATCAGTATCAAGTTTAAATAAATCTTGCTCAAACTTGGGTAGCTGGCCCGTTCCGGTTAGCGATGCCTGGTTAACAATATAGGGCACATTTAATTCTTCATAACCGTGTTGGTCACAGTGAGTATCCAACATATACTGGGCTAATGCGCGATGCAGGCGAGCAATGCCCTTTCGCATCACAGCAAAGCGAGATCCGGTAATCTTGCCACCTAAGTTGAAATCCAAGCCCTGCAGTGCTTGGCCAAGATCAACATGGTCTTGCACAGGAAAATCATAAGATCGTGGCTCTCCCCAACAGGCTATTTCAACATTCTCGTCTTCTGACTGCCCCGCAGGCACAGTTGCATCAGGTAAATTCGGCAGACTCAATAGCAGATCTGTTAATGCTGCATTAACTGTTTTGTTTTGCTCAATCACGTCAGCTAGATTTTGATCGATGACCTTTAAACTATCGGCAACTTTTGCCTTAGCGTCGTCAACCGACAGGCCTGACTGAATAAGCTGGCCCACTTGTTTAGAGGTAGATTTTTTTTCAGCCTGCAGCTGCTGGGTTTGTATGTCGGTTTGTTTGCGCTGTTGCTCTAAAGCCTGAAATTGCTCAATATCTAGTGAAAAGCCTTTAATTTTAAGCCGTTCTGCCACTAATTGAATATCTTGACGGAGCAGTTTTACGTCTAACATGCGGGTCCTATTACTGGAAAAAGAAGTTAAAAAAATCGTTAAAAATGCCTGGCCAGCTCAATCGCTAAATAAGTCGCAATGAAACAACCAGAAATACTCAGCAGTGTATAAGCCAAAGCATGCAGCCATTGCCCCTGATGAATATGCATAATGGTATCAAGTGAAAACGTCGAAAACGTTGTAAAAGCACCCAATAAACCCGTCATTATAAAAGGTTTTAGCGCAATTGGCAGCACAGCTTTTTCATCAAAATAGACATAACAAAAACCGATACACAGAGACCCTAGGATATTCACAANCAAAGTACCCAAGGCAAGATGCCCCTGCCATAGGCTATGAATCTGAAAATTCAGAAAATAGCGCAAACAAGCGCCTATAGCACCGCCTAATGCAATCGATACGTAGAGGCTAATCATGCTCATTATCTTGATGCTGAGCAGCATGGTTTAATGCTGCTAAGTGCTCGAGTTTTTGTTTAATTTTGATTTCCAACCCGCGATTCACTGGATGATAGAACTTTTGATCGCTAATTTGCTCGGGCAAATAGCTTTCACCAGCAGCAAAGCCATCCTTCTCATCATGCGGGTAGCGGTAATCTGCACCATAATCTAAGGCTTGCATCAGGCTCGTGGGGGCATTTCTAAGCTTCAGCGGCACCGCTAAAGAGCCGCTTTCTTCAATAACAGACATTGCCTGTTTAACAGCCAGATAAACCGCGTTGCTTTTTGCTGCACTGGCAAGATAGGTAACAGCTTGAGCAAGCGCCAAATGTCCTTCTGGACTGCCTAATCGCTCCTGCGCTTGCCAAGCATTTAAGGCAACCTCAAGTGCTCTTGGGTCGGCATTACCGATATCTTCACTAGCCGTGCGTACAATTCGCCTTGCTAAATACAGTGGATCACAACCCCCATCTAACATCCGGCAGAGCCAATACACGGCAGCATCGGGATCCGAGCCCCGAATCGATTTATGCATAGCAGAAATTTGATCATAAAACGCCTCACCCTGCTTATCAAAACGACGTTGCGATTGCAGCACAACATGTTTTACCGCCGCTTGGTCAATCATACCGTCAGAATAATGCAGTGCATAATCGGCGGCCTGCTCTAGCGTATTTAATAATTTTCGCGCATCGCCATCTGATGCCATTAGCATCATGCGCTTAGCGTCGTCGGCTATTTTTACGCCTTGATGCTGTAAGCTCTCGTCATCACGTAACGCGCGATCAAGAATTTGTGCAAGCTCGCTCTCATTTAAAGGCTGAAGCACATACACTTTAGCGCGCGACAATAACGCCGCATTAAGTTCAAAAGATGGGTTTTCAGTGGTTGCGCCGAAAAAAATAATATTGCCGTTTTCTATATGCGGTAAGAAGGCATCTTGCTGGGCTTTATTAAATCGATGCACCTCGTCAACAAACAGCACGGTTTTTTGCTGGTATTGCTGCCGACGTATGATGGCTTCATCAATTGCCGCACGAATCTCTTTTACACCCGCTAATACGGCTGATAGTTCATAAAAAAAAGCATCTGATTGCGCCGCGATCAATTTGGCTAAGCTGGTCTTACCACTGCCTGGCGGCCCCCAAAATATCAGCGAATGCAGCTGCGATTGAGCAATAGCTAACGATAGCGATTGTTTATCACCGAGAATATGAGATTGACCAATATAGTCTTCTAGACGTTGTGGCCGCAGCCTAGCAGCGAGCGGCAAAAAACCATGCTGGTTTGGTTCAGGCGACGACTGAAACAAATCACTCATAAATCACATCAACATCGGCAGGCACTTGAAACACAAACTGCACATCATCAATCGCAAGCGTTGATGTCGTTAGCGACACCGAGGTTGTTTGACCAAGTAAATCAGTAAAACTAAACGTTTCAAGCCTGATCGTAGGTTCATGCAAAAAAACCAATTCAATCGCTTGAACGTCAACATCCATATGTTTTGCTCGCAAAAGATAGACATTTCGCCCTGATGATGCATGTGTTGAAGCGACTACATCCTTGCTGACTGGCAGCAAATGATAATCGTCTTTTAGTCGCTCGGGCGCCTGAAGAACTGCAAGTAAAATCGCATTTTCGGCTTGGGAGGCATAAGGCTGCACAATGACCTGCGCCAAATCACGATCATATTGCCAAATAAACTCACCATCACTCTGCAGCTGCTGTGCTATGGGTGCATTAGCTTGCCAAATAAATTTATTGGGCTGTCGGTATGCAATATAGCCGTCAAATGCTTGGATGACATGCTGCTCAGCATCTAAGGTCTGCTGCCTAAAATCAGCACTCAAGGCAGTGATTGAGTCTATTGACTCGAGTAGATCAGACCAGCGACTTACTTGTTGCTCCGCAGTATTTGCCAGCGCAGCGGAGGAAATGAACATAAATGCTAGCATGCCGAAGCTTTTGCCAGGGTATGCATTTGTTATCGATCTTGCCGATGAGTAAATCCAAGCAACACATAGGCGCAAACCCTGCATTGAAAAATAAAGACGAAAAAGTGACTGCAACATAATTATCTTCAAGATTGCCTATTCAAAATGACTTACAAACTGGGTGGTGGCGCAGCAATCACTTCTCGCTGGCCGCGCTCATTTGCTGCGGTAACAACGCCAGCCGCCTCCATGCTTTCAACTAAACGAGCGGCACGGTTATAGCCAATTCGCAATTTTCGCTGAACGGATGAGATTGAGACTTTGCGCGTCTCTGTAACAAACGCCACCGCCTCATCAAAGAGCGGATCTGATTCGGCATCGTCCTCGCCACTGCCCTCGCTGGCGATGCCCGGTATGTCGTTTGTATTGCCAGTTTCTAATAAACCTTCAATATAATTCGCTGAGGTATTCTTCGTCCAGGAAGCGACAACTTTATGCACATCCTCATCATCAACAAAGGCACCATGGACTCGGGTAAGCATAGAAGTGCCAGGCGGCAAATACAGCATATCGCCATGCCCAAGCAGTTGTTCTGCACCACCTTGGTCTAATATAGTGCGCGAGTCGATTTTTGAAGACACCTGAAACGCAATGCGCGTGGGAACATTCGCTTTGATAAGCCCGGTAATCACGTCTACCGATGGCCGCTGGGTCGCAAGTATTAAATGAATACCGGCAGCACGCGCTTTTTGTGCGATCCGCGCAATCAATTCCTCAACTTTTTTGCCCACAATCATCATCATGTCAGCAAATTCATCGATCACAACTACAATATAAGGCAGGCTTTCTAGCGGCGGCGCCTCTGCTGTTTGCTGCATTGGGTCAAAATGTTCTTCAGGCACAAATAAAGGGTCTTTTATTGGTTCACCGGCTTTGGCTGCATCATTGACTTTCTTATTAAAGCCGCTGATATTTCTCACACCCAGCTTTGCCATCAGCATATAGCGTCTTTCCATTTCAGCCACACACCAGCGTAAGCCCGCAGCTGCGTCTTTCATATCGGTGATGACAGGCGTCAATAAATGCGGAATCCCCTCATAGACTGACAGCTCAAGCATTTTAGGATCGACCAAGATCAACCTG
This window harbors:
- the gorA gene encoding glutathione-disulfide reductase gives rise to the protein MYDFDLIVIGAGSGGVRAARMAASQGKLANGERPKVAIIERGALGGTCVNVGCVPKKLMVYAAHVDEEMKDARDYGWQIEHQDFDWPSFIAKKNHEIARLNSIYGNLLANAGVSIIHGEASLIDAHTVSVAGEQYSADKILLAVGGTPVKPNIPGIEHAIVSDDAFYLPSLPKHMVIVGGGYIALEFACIFNALGSEVHVIYRGSQLLRAFDHDLGKGLLHQAQQQGIVFHLTEQVNHIDKLDDSLSVQLESGDCLQTEQVFYATGRAALAQQLGLDKLGVELSEQGDIVVDDQFNTAVESIYALGDAIGTPALTPVALAQAMVFVDQQYGAGRKTMDYHAIPTAIFTAPNIATVGLSEQQALAQGYTIDLYTSDFKHLKHTLTESSFRVYMKLVVDQQTGIVLGVHMIGPDAGEIIQGLALAVKCQMQKSELDSVIGIHPTAAEEFVTMRQVAYSKP
- the cobA gene encoding uroporphyrinogen-III C-methyltransferase produces the protein MKHFPIFLDLQQKHCLIFGDGAVALRKANLLHKAGAIISVVSSSCMDDMQFIVQQTGGEWIADDAAIHSLDWQAYYLIIAASSDPAFNLRIASQANAANKLVNVVEHPELSNFILPSIIDRSPITIAVSSGGAAPVLVRLLKSRIESMVPAAYGTLASFTASWRDRVKQSIPSQSLRRRFWQTILEGIVAEKVMLGKQAEAEDLLQNALLERQTKQTGEVALVGAGPGDPDLLTFKALRLLQQAEVVLYDRLVAPAIMDMVNVEASLVYVGKARSNHAVAQEQINQLLINYASAGHRVVRLKGGDPFIFGRGGEEIEGLAEHNIAFQVVPGVTAAAGCASYAGIPLTHRDYAQSVRFVTGHLKDNSCNLPWQELVSPAQTVVFYMGLMGLAQICAQLIAHGREPDTPIALIQKGTTADQKTLIATLASMPALANSHQLQAPTLIIVGEVVNLHHQLNWFSTQTESNPDV
- the serS gene encoding serine--tRNA ligase; the encoded protein is MLDVKLLRQDIQLVAERLKIKGFSLDIEQFQALEQQRKQTDIQTQQLQAEKKSTSKQVGQLIQSGLSVDDAKAKVADSLKVIDQNLADVIEQNKTVNAALTDLLLSLPNLPDATVPAGQSEDENVEIACWGEPRSYDFPVQDHVDLGQALQGLDFNLGGKITGSRFAVMRKGIARLHRALAQYMLDTHCDQHGYEELNVPYIVNQASLTGTGQLPKFEQDLFKLDTDQNNAYYLIPTAEVPVTNLLRDVIVESKNTQGFTALPLKFAAHTACFRSEAGSSGRDVRGMIRQHQFEKIELVQAVYPEDSDAALEALTADAEAILQALELPYRKVLLCGGDLGFSAQKTYDLEVWLPSQQCYREISSCSNFGDFQARRMQARYRLADGKPQLLHTLNGSGLAVGRTLLAVMENHQCADGRIAVPKVLQAYMQGISHIG
- the crcB gene encoding fluoride efflux transporter CrcB is translated as MISLYVSIALGGAIGACLRYFLNFQIHSLWQGHLALGTLXVNILGSLCIGFCYVYFDEKAVLPIALKPFIMTGLLGAFTTFSTFSLDTIMHIHQGQWLHALAYTLLSISGCFIATYLAIELARHF
- a CDS encoding replication-associated recombination protein A → MSDLFQSSPEPNQHGFLPLAARLRPQRLEDYIGQSHILGDKQSLSLAIAQSQLHSLIFWGPPGSGKTSLAKLIAAQSDAFFYELSAVLAGVKEIRAAIDEAIIRRQQYQQKTVLFVDEVHRFNKAQQDAFLPHIENGNIIFFGATTENPSFELNAALLSRAKVYVLQPLNESELAQILDRALRDDESLQHQGVKIADDAKRMMLMASDGDARKLLNTLEQAADYALHYSDGMIDQAAVKHVVLQSQRRFDKQGEAFYDQISAMHKSIRGSDPDAAVYWLCRMLDGGCDPLYLARRIVRTASEDIGNADPRALEVALNAWQAQERLGSPEGHLALAQAVTYLASAAKSNAVYLAVKQAMSVIEESGSLAVPLKLRNAPTSLMQALDYGADYRYPHDEKDGFAAGESYLPEQISDQKFYHPVNRGLEIKIKQKLEHLAALNHAAQHQDNEHD
- a CDS encoding outer-membrane lipoprotein carrier protein LolA — its product is MLQSLFRLYFSMQGLRLCVAWIYSSARSITNAYPGKSFGMLAFMFISSAALANTAEQQVSRWSDLLESIDSITALSADFRQQTLDAEQHVIQAFDGYIAYRQPNKFIWQANAPIAQQLQSDGEFIWQYDRDLAQVIVQPYASQAENAILLAVLQAPERLKDDYHLLPVSKDVVASTHASSGRNVYLLRAKHMDVDVQAIELVFLHEPTIRLETFSFTDLLGQTTSVSLTTSTLAIDDVQFVFQVPADVDVIYE